One region of Agrobacterium tumefaciens genomic DNA includes:
- a CDS encoding flagellar biosynthetic protein FliO: protein MISMMEDFIGTYGNNLIVAVVGVGLALLVLAIVLWILRRRGGAAPFIRGGRNRQPRLQVLDATAVDARRRLVLVRRDNVEHLVMIGGPTDIVIESGIGAIPIVREVREPQEAELKALPRQDSEPKRAEPPIPRESRPALPQQPIAAASPASLPEEPVKQPQRPEPPAPAARPAPTPAPAASLPPRPSTPPQPVSTPMTAREPVAPVRPAAPERDTTRPAPPPASVIAAPAAAVLPLAAASLDMPAERPEQRRPDPFAPAPLPSAPPAPPVQATVPEERPTVVAPPVFAAREPVIDQTNAADFLDAARERVLPGLKPGQDAPAPFAPKPENPPVVSANAEPKFSDDLASDFESFLEAEIAKSKDADSEQAVAAAAEKPKTEPVSPPVTGATPDGDMQKEMARIFGELSVTRDR from the coding sequence ATGATCTCCATGATGGAAGATTTTATCGGCACCTATGGAAACAATCTCATCGTCGCCGTCGTCGGTGTCGGTCTAGCCCTGCTTGTTCTGGCAATTGTTCTCTGGATACTGCGCAGGCGCGGCGGGGCGGCCCCGTTTATCCGTGGCGGTCGCAACCGGCAGCCGCGCTTGCAGGTTCTCGATGCGACGGCGGTGGACGCCCGGCGCCGTCTGGTGCTGGTTCGCCGCGACAATGTCGAGCATCTTGTCATGATAGGCGGTCCAACCGATATCGTCATCGAGAGTGGTATCGGCGCGATCCCAATCGTCAGGGAAGTGCGCGAACCGCAGGAAGCGGAACTCAAGGCGCTGCCGCGTCAGGACAGCGAACCAAAAAGGGCTGAACCGCCGATCCCTCGCGAAAGCCGCCCAGCTTTGCCACAGCAGCCAATCGCAGCGGCATCTCCAGCCTCCTTGCCGGAAGAACCCGTAAAGCAGCCGCAGCGGCCGGAACCGCCCGCCCCGGCTGCTCGTCCAGCACCCACCCCTGCACCGGCCGCATCGCTGCCACCACGTCCGTCTACGCCGCCGCAACCGGTATCCACGCCCATGACTGCACGCGAGCCCGTTGCACCGGTAAGACCAGCCGCCCCGGAAAGGGATACTACTCGTCCTGCGCCACCACCGGCATCGGTCATTGCGGCACCGGCCGCCGCTGTTCTGCCTCTCGCCGCCGCATCGCTCGACATGCCCGCCGAGCGACCGGAACAGCGCCGCCCTGATCCCTTCGCGCCGGCTCCTTTACCCTCGGCGCCGCCCGCACCGCCTGTCCAGGCAACGGTTCCTGAAGAACGGCCGACGGTTGTTGCCCCGCCGGTTTTTGCCGCGCGCGAACCGGTCATCGACCAAACGAATGCCGCAGATTTTCTGGATGCCGCGCGCGAGCGCGTTCTACCCGGCCTGAAACCGGGGCAAGATGCGCCAGCGCCCTTTGCGCCAAAGCCTGAAAATCCGCCCGTCGTCTCCGCTAACGCCGAGCCGAAATTTTCCGATGACCTTGCCAGCGATTTCGAAAGCTTTCTTGAGGCGGAGATCGCCAAGAGCAAGGATGCCGATAGCGAACAGGCAGTCGCCGCTGCTGCGGAAAAGCCAAAGACCGAACCCGTCTCGCCGCCTGTTACCGGTGCAACGCCGGATGGCGACATGCAGAAGGAAATGGCGCGTATTTTCGGCGAACTTTCCGTT